The sequence GGATCCAACGTCCACCGCATCAAGAACATGTTCATGCAAATGCAGTCACCAGGTGATGAAGAGGATGGTGCCAAAATGTTAGGTAAGGAACCTTCATGGGTACTTTTTGATGAActccttttaaataaagaattgTTTGTTTaatcaatttttttattatttgcaggTAAGGACGAGGCACTGAAACTATCTATTCCAAGGGCCTCTAGTCTCAATGAGAATGTCAACCACAGCGCCTTGCTGAAGCTTGGGGATACAGTCTCAGAGAGAGTCAACAGATTTGACTCTAAAACAGGTGCAGAGAGCGGAAGCTCATCTTTTGGTCTATCCAAGCTCCAGGAGACCAGGAGAATCTTTGAACAACGGACTCTACAGGTGAGCTCCTTAATGTGTAAATTTACTCTGATCCATTTGTCGTAAGGCTTGAGACTGACAGTTCTTTTTCGTCAGGAAAAGCAGGCCGCTACCAACCGCATCTTGCTGACGAAGGAGCGGGCATCTGGCTTTCAGGGCAGCCGTCTAGATGTCGTGGCCCGCTTTAACGGGTCCACTGAAGCCCTAGATCGACTGGATGATCCTCCTGCTCCCAGTCCTGCTACTGTTCCCTCTGCTGCAGCTTCCGTCGGCCCAAGTGAGGCGGTTAGCCCCACTGTGAGCCAGCTAAGCGCAGCGTTTGAAAAGGGTGACGTGCAAAGCAATCTCTACCTCCCCCAGCGTCGGTCAGCCCCTGCCTTAGGGCCAAAACCCAAACCTCCAGCCAGAGCAGATGCATCTGAACAAAAGGTAGGAATTGTTGAAATCGTATATAACAAAGCTTTTaaattaattgaattaaaacaGAATCTTTTAATCTTTCCTGAAATAAAAGGCACATCTTGTTGGTAAGGAGGCCAAAAAGGAGATGACAGCAGAAGCTACAAGCACCATGGCACCTCAGCCACCGGAAGAAGTAGGTTCTGTACAAAGGAGCACTGCGGGACAGGCTATAAGTCAAGAGAAGGATGGGTTTGGACTGTCCGGAGACAGCTACTTAAATTCATCAGTGTCTTCAATTACCGTGACTGTAACATCTGCCTCATTCGAGGCTAAATCTGAGCCCGGTGCCCAGGAGGAAGAAACTGAACAAATGGGTACAACTATGGTGGAGTCCCAGGCCAAAGAAAAGGATTTCTCCACTGAGGCATCTGGAGGGACGTTGGTGCAGGCTGAGGTTCATGCTTGTCTGGAAAAGGGAGAGAAAGAACCTCCACCTTCCTCTCCCACCTCAGGCGAGAAAGGAGAAGACTCTGAATGGAGGGAAAAGGAGGAGTATGAGAATGACGAGGATGGCTCACGCAGGGAGGATTACTCTGAGGGAGATCTCGTAGATATCAGTGCATACAGCGGAATCGGTGAGGAGGATTCAGGTGGAAGCCAGCTGGACGATGAGGACGACGAAGAAGACGAGGAACCTTATCAGCCAGAGAGCAGTTGCTCTGAAATGCCCGGCCTCCCCGAGGAAGAGGAAGCTCCACCACCCAGCAGAAAGATTTGTTTCAGCACAGAACCAATTAAGGTCAGTAGCCTTTGTTTCTCATCCCTCTACATTCTACCCCACTAAGGCCTAAgacatactttttttaaatatgaaaagatGGTAAAACATTCTTAGAGAGCATGAATGACTCCTGCCatgtaaagttttaaaatagagTCCCTCTGAGTGTAACTTAATGTCAGTAAAATTCCAACCATCCTGAGAAGGCCTCAGagttttgttagaaaacattacaaacaaacagcatcagagtatggcacaactgcaaacctcccAAAACGTCCCATTGAGCACACCATCCCAATGGGGAAAGgagatggtggcagcatcatgctgtgggaacgtggacagggaagctgatcaaagttgatggaaagatggatgaagcaAGAAAAAGTGTTAGAGGCTGCAGCAGACTTGGGACTGGGCagtggttcaccttccaacaggtcAACGATcgtaaacatgcagccagagccaCAGTGGAACTGTTTagattaaatcatgtttatctTTTataatgtcccagtcaaagtcacaCTTGCACATGTAATAGCCATTAAAGGTGGTTCTGTAAAGCACCTGAAAAACCATGTGTCAATTCCCTCCACTTCCTTCCCCCAAAAACATGTACAAGGGATTTGAATACTTTTAGAAGATCCTGCACAGTCTTAGAACGTGCTTTAATCTGAGCATCTGTGTTGAGGCTTTTGGTCCGGCTGGCCTTGCATGTTGGTGCATCTGAGTGCATTCTTTACAACTTGAAGTAGGTATAAATTCCTCATTGTCCAGGAAATGATGGGCTTCAGCCTGGTGTCGGGACATTGTTCAACTTGGAGCTTGTAGAGCTGTTCTGTtggagaaaaaaattataatgttGTGCACAAATAACTAGCAGTTTTAAAAAGTAACTACCAGATCAGTAACAACTAGTAACAAATAGATCATCCGTCATAATGCTACGATTTTAAAGCTGGATCATTTAGCGCCACAAGGTAATATTTTGGTAGTTTTTAGAATCATAAGTAGCTATGCAGGGCTTAAGTTGGAAATGACTGCTGCATTTTCAATTGTCTTATTAACACCATCGATGTTGACCCTCATGTACACAAGCTGCAGCAAGCAGTGATACTGAATGTGTCCTTTAGCAGAGCTAACACAGACAAATGCATGTGGGCCTAATGAAATCTTTAAAGGTCAGTACATTTCTACAGCAGGAATCAAAGAGATGGAATCAAACGTGAAAAAGCAGATTTGGGATCTGGGTGAATGTCAATATGTAGGAATCTCTGTCTTAATCAGAATGTTTATAAGGCAATAGTATGTGGTATATTGAAGGGTGTATTATCTTCTCGAGCTCAATAGACAAAAAATCtagtgaaaaactgaaaaagtattttatgtATAGTCATGGATGAAAGAAAGAATACTTTCTTGGGTTTACCTATGAGGACACAATAAAAATGATCTGACTTTTAGTAGcctctaaaattattttaattcagttttaaggCCACTAAATCAAAATATTCTAATAGTCATTATTTATTGAACAAAAATGAAGTTAAAAATAGCCCATCCATAAAAAAAGTAGCATCATCCAATCAAATATGTTTGATTAACTGATCATTAGAAATGATGATCAACTCCATAAAAGCAGAAGTTTGGGTAGTTTCTGGTCTGAAGTGTAAGGGTGTTTGTTAACCCAGTGCCAaagtggaaagacatcagcaattgCCCTAGACAAGCAATTGTTGTTGTTCAACAATCTTGCAAGTGTTATAAAGCTGTTTCCAAATAATCTGAATTCAGTCATTCTACAGCAGATAACCAGTGGACATGGCAAGTTCACCCCAAGGTCAGATCAGTGGGCTCAGAGCAGTTGCTAACAACCCAGAGCTCAATTTCTGACTCTACAGGCCCCATCTCCAGTAAAATCTAATCATATTGTTCAGTTGTAGAACAGCTTGGACAAAAGTGTACTAGTTGCCAAGAGAAAAAAATGACTTTGGTTTGAGACGTTGCCGCTCAATGAACTGCGAGACGTTTGGAACAATGTCGTTCAGAAAGATGAGAGCAGAATTAGGGATGTTTGACAAACAAAGCAGGTCAGtacatggtggtggaggggtcatgatttgggcttgtttaaAAGCCTCAGCAGTCATTGAGTTATCCACAAATTTCCTGTATACCAAGACCATCTCTTTGAACATTAAATCTTGGCTCAACTGGGTCATTGAGTAGGaccatgatcccaaacacagcagcaaatctagaaCAGAATGACTGAATAGTCATTCAGACTCAACAAACATCCTGTAACTTAATGTTGTTAATAAAACGCGGGCCAGAATTACCTGAAGTTACTGCTGCTGAAGGTGGTTCTATAAGCTACTTTTTACACAGGGCCTCTCTATTTGTGCTTCAGCTTGGTTGAATAAATAACACAATAGTGTATCTTTTTATATACTTGAGGTTAGATTTGCATCACTTTAGAATCAGGAATTCATCCAAATAAAACAGTcagaaatacaaatgcaaaaacagacaaagagtagtggggggatttttttcaccatctatTTCCTGCTAAGTGAAGGCCAAGCTGGGACTATGTGTACGAGAACATAGGTCTGGATGTGCGTTATAAGTCAAACGTTTCAAcacttctttttaaatgtttagattaaacattttcgatttttggtttcttttttggaCAGAAGCTTTTTTTGTTCCTGCTCTCTACTCTTCTTGTTTCTGACAGGACTGCAGCAGGTTTGCAGCTGAGCGTTGGGAAACAGGTCTCTGCCTGCAGTGGTAGAGCCATAACATTGCCAACATACTTCCTCGGTTATGCAGGGCATTAAACGgcttatcagagaacaataaaagTTTAGAAAGTGTTGCAGTTTAATATCACTTGAGAAGATAGAAGGCTTGATAATGTGCATAGATTAGGAGGATCACCTTACTCATCCTGTTTTAAGATGAGGGTTGTAGAAATTAATGCATTTTTCATGTGAAGAGggaattctttttattttcctagCCATCCAAACATTTAACCACTCACCTCTATTGTGTTGCCTCAGGGCAGCGTAAAGTACAGAAATGGCCTGAGGCATTTTAGCTGTTGCagttaaacagttttaaaacg is a genomic window of Girardinichthys multiradiatus isolate DD_20200921_A chromosome X, DD_fGirMul_XY1, whole genome shotgun sequence containing:
- the LOC124862690 gene encoding neurabin-2-like — its product is MMKTEPPSATGGNGASGGNNGGSNLRSPSPHRNAYEAGLAALKKATDHLNNAANGAPNSGSKPPLLPRPTGRGKRYGSNVHRIKNMFMQMQSPGDEEDGAKMLGKDEALKLSIPRASSLNENVNHSALLKLGDTVSERVNRFDSKTGAESGSSSFGLSKLQETRRIFEQRTLQEKQAATNRILLTKERASGFQGSRLDVVARFNGSTEALDRLDDPPAPSPATVPSAAASVGPSEAVSPTVSQLSAAFEKGDVQSNLYLPQRRSAPALGPKPKPPARADASEQKAHLVGKEAKKEMTAEATSTMAPQPPEEVGSVQRSTAGQAISQEKDGFGLSGDSYLNSSVSSITVTVTSASFEAKSEPGAQEEETEQMGTTMVESQAKEKDFSTEASGGTLVQAEVHACLEKGEKEPPPSSPTSGEKGEDSEWREKEEYENDEDGSRREDYSEGDLVDISAYSGIGEEDSGGSQLDDEDDEEDEEPYQPESSCSEMPGLPEEEEAPPPSRKICFSTEPIKVFTTYSNEDYDRRNDDVDPMAASAEYELEKRVEKLDLFPVELQKDSDGLGISIIGMGAGADMGLEKLGIFVKTVTEGGAAHRDGRIQVNDLIVEVDGTSLVGVTQSFAASVLRNTSGTVKFVIGREKPGEQSEVAQLIQQTLEQERWQREMMEQRYKQYMDDDEETGEYATDEEEEMSPMFPNSIEVFDLAENQDMSPVELDPEKLAHKFKELQIKHAVTQAEIQLLKRKLAHAEQEKLRWRMERAQLEQNIRDSKERMEKLEGYWMEAQSLCKAVDEHLKETQAQYQTLERKYNKAKRMIKEYQQKEIEYLKKETAQRRAQEESEATHKEETDNLQEKITDLETKVDALKSPSPS